In Labrus bergylta chromosome 11, fLabBer1.1, whole genome shotgun sequence, one genomic interval encodes:
- the rtn4rl1b gene encoding reticulon-4 receptor-like 1b, with protein sequence MFRRGCGLEFLLVLCGLELSWSCPRHCTCYTAPSTVSCQAHNFLSVPEGIPPDSERIFLQNNKIHRLLRGHFSSNTVTLWIYSNNITYIEPSTFHGFMLLEELDLGDNRHLRSLAEDTFHGLSRLNALHLYRCGLSSLPNNIFQGLRNLQYLYLQDNHLKFLQDDTFMDLHNLSHLFLHGNRLWRVNQNTFRGLRALDRLLLHQNQIEWVDRLAFHDLKRLTTLYLFNNSLIQLSGQCLDTLPALEYLRLNDNPWSCDCKALSLWEWLKRFRGSTSSVGCQAPADMYGKDLKELRKEDFPNCSPTVPNSESRAQTNNLSGTVNPSMNRGVVVGSGGQTHLVQPSRPGRPRNCTKPRTRGSKGKGDNEVHHSKEVMADKEDSSPDFTEGGKHDHTSPDGTVTRRKHKCTPRTTVRPPSGVQQANNRATLSLSLLHIPALFVAFLTTNIDNILR encoded by the exons GCTGCGGGCTGGAGTTCCTGCTGGTTCTCTGTGGGCTCGAGTTATCCTGGTCTTGCCCCCGTCACTGTACCTGCTACACTGCACCCAGCACTGTCTCCTGCCAAGCCCACAACTTCCTGTCTGTCCCTGAAGGCATTCCTCCTGACAGTGAACGTATCTTCTTACAGAACAATAAAATCCATCGCTTACTCCGGGGTCACTTCAGTTCCAACACGGTCACTCTCTGGATCTACTCTAATAACATCACGTACATCGAGCCCTCCACATTCCACGGCTTCATGCTGCTTGAGGAACTGGATCTGGGTGACAACCGCCACCTGCGTTCCCTGGCTGAAGACACCTTTCATGGGCTGAGTCGGCTTAATGCGCTACACCTGTACCGATGTGGGCTCAGTTCACTTCCTAATAACATCTTCCAAGGCCTCAGAAACCTGCAGTATCTCTACTTACAG GATAATCATCTGAAGTTCCTGCAGGATGACACATTTATGGACCTCCACAATCtgagccatctgttcctgcatgGAAACCGTCTGTGGCGTGTTAACCAGAACACCTTCAGGGGCCTTCGAGCTTTGGACCGACTGCTTCTTCATCAAAACCAGATCGAGTGGGTTGACCGCCTGGCCTTCCATGATCTCAAACGTCTCACCACCCTCTATCTGTTCAACAACTCCCTGATACAGCTGTCCGGACAGTGCCTGGACACTCTGCCTGCCTTGGAATATCTGCGCCTCAATGACAACCCTTGGTCATGCGACTGCAAGGCCCTTTCGCTTTGGGAATGGCTGAAACGTTTCCGAGGCTCAACATCTTCTGTGGGTTGCCAGGCACCAGCTGATATGTATGGAAAAGACCTCAAGGAGCTGCGAAAGGAGGACTTTCCCAACTGTTCCCCAACTGTACCTAACTCTGAGTCTAGAGCCCAGACTAACAATTTATCTGGTACGGTGAATCCCTCCATGAATCGTGGTGTCGTGGTGGGCTCTGGAGGGCAGACCCACCTAGTCCAGCCCTCGAGGCCTGGTCGTCCTCGGAACTGCACAAAGCCTCGTACCAGAGGGAGCAAGGGGAAGGGTGATAATGAGGTTCACCACTCAAAGGAGGTCATGGCAGACAAGGAGGATTCCTCCCCAGATTTCACAGAGGGGGGGAAACATGACCACACATCCCCAGATGGCACCGTCACACGGAGGAAGCACAAGTGCACTCCCCGGACCACTGTCCGCCCCCCTAGTGGGGTTCAGCAAGCCAACAATAGGGCAACCTTATCCCTGTCCTTACTACACATCCCTGCCCTTTTTGTGGCCTTTTTAACGACAAATATTGACAACATTCTCCGCTGA